Proteins encoded in a region of the Fibrobacter sp. UWB15 genome:
- a CDS encoding S8 family serine peptidase, with amino-acid sequence MKSTKIISAAVMACSIASQAQLLEKYSALSKEELLSIGQPADRMDPKVRKFVNDHKSKKVVRKQVVKSDLLGRKGASKSASVKDSVVYMVNDAASERMRVRVGRLNRDILDVKGFRGEVRYDEKLKKNVYSFNGKEMSASEYEANVNKWKKNRDKKVKSFSLPVVKNLTAEEIEREFNSSDDVIITSVPQKETFSVTNYNGAPWYTPDEMWNANGLKTYGHNGGYNGQNVGVYFSDEGCANATYLGSSYQSLNCYYGVQSHATGVAHVLHSTAPNAKLYSIDWEDASGNNAYMVENPASYSPQIMVGSHSWGYYTGDNAYTIDDALLDQYVYSFRVSEFVAAGNKKASYADYWVTAMGRGINSITVGAARLDKQHYGSKYGYVLTDYSLYKNPDMNGHGDGTAKPEVVNFTNFWLRNSGSPQYFDGTSAATPFSAGMAAVLMSQRSEFKWNPELVKAQFIAAEGLEVVNADDIDYDDARFTAHIPSYKLFTESRSHILSWPGITQYEIFGTNNNGNDAYYTVTENVQKGKRYRAVIAWMVPPAPLFYDHVMPHDFDLAVYGAGLGYRGLQSQSLMNNFEVIDFVAKETGTANVRIINYRNDYSTAPLYLAYCFVRVD; translated from the coding sequence ATGAAGTCTACAAAAATTATTTCTGCTGCTGTAATGGCATGCAGTATTGCATCGCAAGCTCAATTGCTTGAAAAGTACAGCGCCTTGTCAAAGGAAGAATTGCTGTCGATAGGACAACCTGCTGATCGTATGGATCCGAAAGTTCGCAAGTTTGTGAATGACCACAAGTCCAAAAAGGTGGTTCGTAAGCAGGTTGTTAAATCTGACCTTTTGGGTCGTAAGGGTGCTAGCAAGAGTGCTAGTGTTAAGGATTCTGTGGTTTATATGGTGAATGACGCTGCGTCTGAAAGAATGCGCGTGCGTGTTGGCCGGTTGAATCGCGATATTTTAGACGTGAAAGGCTTCCGCGGTGAAGTGCGTTATGATGAAAAACTGAAAAAAAATGTTTATTCCTTTAATGGGAAAGAAATGAGCGCTTCTGAATATGAAGCGAACGTCAACAAGTGGAAGAAAAATCGTGACAAAAAGGTGAAGAGTTTTTCCTTGCCGGTTGTAAAGAACCTTACGGCGGAAGAAATAGAACGAGAATTTAATTCTTCTGATGATGTCATTATTACGTCCGTTCCTCAAAAGGAAACTTTTTCTGTAACGAATTATAATGGTGCACCGTGGTATACTCCGGATGAAATGTGGAATGCCAATGGCTTGAAAACTTATGGTCATAATGGTGGTTATAATGGACAGAATGTTGGCGTGTACTTCTCGGATGAAGGTTGCGCTAATGCAACATACTTGGGCTCTTCCTACCAGAGTCTAAATTGCTATTATGGTGTGCAAAGCCATGCGACAGGTGTAGCTCATGTTCTTCATTCTACTGCTCCTAATGCAAAATTGTATAGCATTGATTGGGAAGACGCTAGTGGCAATAATGCATATATGGTAGAAAATCCTGCTTCGTATAGCCCTCAAATTATGGTTGGTTCTCATTCTTGGGGCTATTATACGGGGGATAACGCGTATACGATTGATGATGCGCTTTTAGACCAGTATGTTTATAGCTTTCGAGTGTCTGAATTCGTTGCTGCTGGAAATAAAAAAGCTTCATATGCTGATTATTGGGTAACAGCTATGGGTCGAGGGATAAATTCGATTACTGTTGGTGCCGCTCGGCTTGATAAGCAACATTATGGATCAAAATATGGCTACGTACTCACGGATTATTCGCTATATAAGAATCCCGATATGAATGGTCATGGTGATGGTACTGCGAAACCGGAAGTTGTTAATTTTACCAATTTCTGGCTTCGAAATAGTGGTAGCCCACAGTATTTCGATGGAACGAGTGCTGCAACACCGTTTTCAGCAGGTATGGCTGCGGTGTTGATGTCTCAGCGTTCTGAATTTAAATGGAATCCGGAACTTGTGAAGGCTCAGTTTATTGCTGCTGAAGGTCTTGAAGTCGTGAATGCAGATGATATTGATTACGACGATGCAAGATTTACTGCTCATATTCCTTCGTATAAATTATTTACAGAGTCTCGAAGCCATATTTTGTCTTGGCCGGGCATAACGCAATATGAAATCTTCGGAACAAACAATAATGGCAATGATGCTTATTATACTGTAACTGAAAATGTTCAGAAAGGAAAACGCTATAGGGCTGTTATTGCTTGGATGGTTCCTCCTGCACCATTGTTCTATGATCATGTTATGCCTCATGATTTTGATTTGGCTGTCTATGGAGCCGGTTTGGGGTACAGAGGTCTTCAGTCTCAAAGCTTGATGAATAACTTTGAAGTTATTGATTTTGTTGCAAAGGAGACTGGAACCGCAAATGTACGAATTATTAACTATAGAAATGATTATTCGACGGCTCCTCTTTATTTGGCCTATTGCTTTGTGCGTGTTGACTAA